The following are encoded together in the Oncorhynchus kisutch isolate 150728-3 linkage group LG8, Okis_V2, whole genome shotgun sequence genome:
- the LOC109895721 gene encoding cyclin-G2-like isoform X4: MCTNSSCSKRLARMQDLQDLDNETCWLVKELKSYIAQEADFLPRETGLNIMESAAEVGIAIPVTQFYILYLPFSSVLMCYFDVLLWCLTLIFQNHNGVSAKCRNAKVEDLWSLASFFGFSTQTFVLAVNLLDRFLAIMKVQPKHVPCIGVSCLHIAAKMVEDECNISPTHELIRISQSKFTVSDLSRMEKIISEKLNLELKAITALTFLHLYHAVIVSLTSERGEIPSIERLEAQLKACLCQLIFSKAKPSVLALSVITQEFDALQSLAMLEIVQELQRHLKIVDSELLYWRGLVAKCMTEYSSSECSKPDNKKLVWIVSRRTAQNLHANHFSVPELPTIPEGSWDESESEDSCEDMSCEEDSLCGSPGSDAEGAFFPSEFCNQGRK; this comes from the exons ATGTGCACAAATTCGTCTTGTTCCAAGCGTTTGGCAAG GATGCAGGATCTTCAAGACCTTGACAATGAAACATGTTGGCTTGTCAAAGAGCTAAAGTCATACATTGCTCAAGAAGCAGACTTTTTACCAAGGGAAACTGGCCTCAATATAATGGAGTCTGCAGCAGAGGTAGGTATTGCTATCCCAGTGACCCAGTTCTATATACTGTACTTACCTTTCAGTAGTGTTTTGATGTGCTATTTTGATGTTTTGTTGTGGTGTTTAACATTAATTTTTCAGAATCACAATGGAGTCTCTGCAAAATGCAGAAATGCCAAAGTTGAAGACCTGTGGAGCCTGGCCAGTTTCTTTGGTTTCAGCACCCAGACATTTGTCCTAGCTGTCAATCTACTGGATAGGTTCTTAGCCATTATGAAG GTCCAACCTAAGCACGTGCCCTGCATTGGAGTCTCCTGTCTCCATATTGCTGCCAAAATGGTTGAGGACGAGTGCAACATCTCACCCACCCATGAACTCATCCGCATCAGCCAAAGCAAGTTCACTGTGTCTGACCTCAGCCGAATGGAGAAGATCATCTCTGAAAAACTCAACTTGGAGCTCAAAGCCATCACAGCCTTAACTTTTTTACACTTATACCATGCTGTCATTGTATCACTTACATCAGAAAG GGGGGAGATCCCAAGCATTGAAAGACTGGAAGCCCAGCTAAAAGCCTGCTTATGCCAGCTTATTTTCTCTAAAGCAAAA ccATCGGTGCTGGCTCTGTCTGTCATTACTCAGGAATTTGATGCCCTCCAGTCTCTTGCCATGTTGGAAATTGTCCAAGAACTCCAAAGGCACTTAAAG ATTGTTGACAGTGAGTTACTCTACTGGAGGGGACTCGTGGCCAAATGCATGACTGAGTACAGCTCAAGTGAATGTAGCAAACCAGACAACAAAAAACTGGTGTGGATCGTGTCCAGACGAACCGCCCAAAATTTGCACGCTAATCACTTCAGTGTCCCTGAACTGCCGACTATTCCAGAGGGCAGCTGGGATGAAAGTGAGAG TGAGGATTCCTGTGAGGATATGAGCTGTGAAGAGGACAGCCTGTGCGGCTCTCCTGGCAGTGATGCAGAGGGAGCCTTCTTCCCCTCAGAGTTTTGCAACCAGGGCAGAAAATGA
- the LOC109895721 gene encoding cyclin-G2-like isoform X3 has product MQDLQDLDNETCWLVKELKSYIAQEADFLPRETGLNIMESAAENHNGVSAKCRNAKVEDLWSLASFFGFSTQTFVLAVNLLDRFLAIMKVQPKHVPCIGVSCLHIAAKMVEDECNISPTHELIRISQSKFTVSDLSRMEKIISEKLNLELKAITALTFLHLYHAVIVSLTSERGEIPSIERLEAQLKACLCQLIFSKAKPSVLALSVITQEFDALQSLAMLEIVQELQRHLKIVDSELLYWRGLVAKCMTEYSSSECSKPDNKKLVWIVSRRTAQNLHANHFSVPELPTIPEGSWDESESEDSCEDMSCEEDSLCGSPGSDAEGAFFPSEFCNQGRK; this is encoded by the exons ATGCAGGATCTTCAAGACCTTGACAATGAAACATGTTGGCTTGTCAAAGAGCTAAAGTCATACATTGCTCAAGAAGCAGACTTTTTACCAAGGGAAACTGGCCTCAATATAATGGAGTCTGCAGCAGAG AATCACAATGGAGTCTCTGCAAAATGCAGAAATGCCAAAGTTGAAGACCTGTGGAGCCTGGCCAGTTTCTTTGGTTTCAGCACCCAGACATTTGTCCTAGCTGTCAATCTACTGGATAGGTTCTTAGCCATTATGAAG GTCCAACCTAAGCACGTGCCCTGCATTGGAGTCTCCTGTCTCCATATTGCTGCCAAAATGGTTGAGGACGAGTGCAACATCTCACCCACCCATGAACTCATCCGCATCAGCCAAAGCAAGTTCACTGTGTCTGACCTCAGCCGAATGGAGAAGATCATCTCTGAAAAACTCAACTTGGAGCTCAAAGCCATCACAGCCTTAACTTTTTTACACTTATACCATGCTGTCATTGTATCACTTACATCAGAAAG GGGGGAGATCCCAAGCATTGAAAGACTGGAAGCCCAGCTAAAAGCCTGCTTATGCCAGCTTATTTTCTCTAAAGCAAAA ccATCGGTGCTGGCTCTGTCTGTCATTACTCAGGAATTTGATGCCCTCCAGTCTCTTGCCATGTTGGAAATTGTCCAAGAACTCCAAAGGCACTTAAAG ATTGTTGACAGTGAGTTACTCTACTGGAGGGGACTCGTGGCCAAATGCATGACTGAGTACAGCTCAAGTGAATGTAGCAAACCAGACAACAAAAAACTGGTGTGGATCGTGTCCAGACGAACCGCCCAAAATTTGCACGCTAATCACTTCAGTGTCCCTGAACTGCCGACTATTCCAGAGGGCAGCTGGGATGAAAGTGAGAG TGAGGATTCCTGTGAGGATATGAGCTGTGAAGAGGACAGCCTGTGCGGCTCTCCTGGCAGTGATGCAGAGGGAGCCTTCTTCCCCTCAGAGTTTTGCAACCAGGGCAGAAAATGA
- the LOC109895721 gene encoding cyclin-G2-like isoform X1, with translation MDDGSWCKRQTVFKYRMQDLQDLDNETCWLVKELKSYIAQEADFLPRETGLNIMESAAENHNGVSAKCRNAKVEDLWSLASFFGFSTQTFVLAVNLLDRFLAIMKVQPKHVPCIGVSCLHIAAKMVEDECNISPTHELIRISQSKFTVSDLSRMEKIISEKLNLELKAITALTFLHLYHAVIVSLTSERGEIPSIERLEAQLKACLCQLIFSKAKPSVLALSVITQEFDALQSLAMLEIVQELQRHLKIVDSELLYWRGLVAKCMTEYSSSECSKPDNKKLVWIVSRRTAQNLHANHFSVPELPTIPEGSWDESESEDSCEDMSCEEDSLCGSPGSDAEGAFFPSEFCNQGRK, from the exons ATGGATGACGGTTCATGGTGCAAAAGGCAGACTGTTTTCAAatacag GATGCAGGATCTTCAAGACCTTGACAATGAAACATGTTGGCTTGTCAAAGAGCTAAAGTCATACATTGCTCAAGAAGCAGACTTTTTACCAAGGGAAACTGGCCTCAATATAATGGAGTCTGCAGCAGAG AATCACAATGGAGTCTCTGCAAAATGCAGAAATGCCAAAGTTGAAGACCTGTGGAGCCTGGCCAGTTTCTTTGGTTTCAGCACCCAGACATTTGTCCTAGCTGTCAATCTACTGGATAGGTTCTTAGCCATTATGAAG GTCCAACCTAAGCACGTGCCCTGCATTGGAGTCTCCTGTCTCCATATTGCTGCCAAAATGGTTGAGGACGAGTGCAACATCTCACCCACCCATGAACTCATCCGCATCAGCCAAAGCAAGTTCACTGTGTCTGACCTCAGCCGAATGGAGAAGATCATCTCTGAAAAACTCAACTTGGAGCTCAAAGCCATCACAGCCTTAACTTTTTTACACTTATACCATGCTGTCATTGTATCACTTACATCAGAAAG GGGGGAGATCCCAAGCATTGAAAGACTGGAAGCCCAGCTAAAAGCCTGCTTATGCCAGCTTATTTTCTCTAAAGCAAAA ccATCGGTGCTGGCTCTGTCTGTCATTACTCAGGAATTTGATGCCCTCCAGTCTCTTGCCATGTTGGAAATTGTCCAAGAACTCCAAAGGCACTTAAAG ATTGTTGACAGTGAGTTACTCTACTGGAGGGGACTCGTGGCCAAATGCATGACTGAGTACAGCTCAAGTGAATGTAGCAAACCAGACAACAAAAAACTGGTGTGGATCGTGTCCAGACGAACCGCCCAAAATTTGCACGCTAATCACTTCAGTGTCCCTGAACTGCCGACTATTCCAGAGGGCAGCTGGGATGAAAGTGAGAG TGAGGATTCCTGTGAGGATATGAGCTGTGAAGAGGACAGCCTGTGCGGCTCTCCTGGCAGTGATGCAGAGGGAGCCTTCTTCCCCTCAGAGTTTTGCAACCAGGGCAGAAAATGA
- the LOC109895721 gene encoding cyclin-G2-like isoform X2, translating to MCTNSSCSKRLARMQDLQDLDNETCWLVKELKSYIAQEADFLPRETGLNIMESAAENHNGVSAKCRNAKVEDLWSLASFFGFSTQTFVLAVNLLDRFLAIMKVQPKHVPCIGVSCLHIAAKMVEDECNISPTHELIRISQSKFTVSDLSRMEKIISEKLNLELKAITALTFLHLYHAVIVSLTSERGEIPSIERLEAQLKACLCQLIFSKAKPSVLALSVITQEFDALQSLAMLEIVQELQRHLKIVDSELLYWRGLVAKCMTEYSSSECSKPDNKKLVWIVSRRTAQNLHANHFSVPELPTIPEGSWDESESEDSCEDMSCEEDSLCGSPGSDAEGAFFPSEFCNQGRK from the exons ATGTGCACAAATTCGTCTTGTTCCAAGCGTTTGGCAAG GATGCAGGATCTTCAAGACCTTGACAATGAAACATGTTGGCTTGTCAAAGAGCTAAAGTCATACATTGCTCAAGAAGCAGACTTTTTACCAAGGGAAACTGGCCTCAATATAATGGAGTCTGCAGCAGAG AATCACAATGGAGTCTCTGCAAAATGCAGAAATGCCAAAGTTGAAGACCTGTGGAGCCTGGCCAGTTTCTTTGGTTTCAGCACCCAGACATTTGTCCTAGCTGTCAATCTACTGGATAGGTTCTTAGCCATTATGAAG GTCCAACCTAAGCACGTGCCCTGCATTGGAGTCTCCTGTCTCCATATTGCTGCCAAAATGGTTGAGGACGAGTGCAACATCTCACCCACCCATGAACTCATCCGCATCAGCCAAAGCAAGTTCACTGTGTCTGACCTCAGCCGAATGGAGAAGATCATCTCTGAAAAACTCAACTTGGAGCTCAAAGCCATCACAGCCTTAACTTTTTTACACTTATACCATGCTGTCATTGTATCACTTACATCAGAAAG GGGGGAGATCCCAAGCATTGAAAGACTGGAAGCCCAGCTAAAAGCCTGCTTATGCCAGCTTATTTTCTCTAAAGCAAAA ccATCGGTGCTGGCTCTGTCTGTCATTACTCAGGAATTTGATGCCCTCCAGTCTCTTGCCATGTTGGAAATTGTCCAAGAACTCCAAAGGCACTTAAAG ATTGTTGACAGTGAGTTACTCTACTGGAGGGGACTCGTGGCCAAATGCATGACTGAGTACAGCTCAAGTGAATGTAGCAAACCAGACAACAAAAAACTGGTGTGGATCGTGTCCAGACGAACCGCCCAAAATTTGCACGCTAATCACTTCAGTGTCCCTGAACTGCCGACTATTCCAGAGGGCAGCTGGGATGAAAGTGAGAG TGAGGATTCCTGTGAGGATATGAGCTGTGAAGAGGACAGCCTGTGCGGCTCTCCTGGCAGTGATGCAGAGGGAGCCTTCTTCCCCTCAGAGTTTTGCAACCAGGGCAGAAAATGA
- the LOC109895718 gene encoding sia-alpha-2,3-Gal-beta-1,4-GlcNAc-R:alpha 2,8-sialyltransferase, producing the protein MVRIANALGLVILMVALLILSLISYVSIRKDSIFSSTKNDNMGGPRIMFHAGFRSQFAMNFLDPSFIPLTNALNEELQGKPSKWKFNRTAFYQQRKEIFHYIDVANNFSLTKNGVRVGQLMHFDYSSHKYVFSISNNLKSLLPDASPIQNKHYNVCAVVGNSGILTGSHCGPEIDSADFIFRCNFAPTDSYYKDVGRKTNLTTFNPSILERYYNNLLTIQDRNNFFLNLKKLEGAILWIPAFFLHTSATVTRTLVDFFVEHKGQLKIELAWPGNIMQDVNKYWKTKNLSPKRLSTGILMYTLASAMCEEIHLYGFWPFGWDPNTGKELPYHYYDKKGTKFTTKWQETHQLPSEFKLLYKMHGEGVTKLSLSHCS; encoded by the exons ATGGTCCGCATCGCAAACGCTCTGGGTCTGGTCATATTGATGGTTGCTCTACTCATTTTATCCTTAATAAGTTATGTGTCCATTAGAAAGGACAGCATCTTCTCTTCCACAAAAAATGACAATATGGGAGGACCACGAATAATGTTCCACGCAGGATTTCG GTCACAGTTTGCCATGAATTTCCTGGACCCATCCTTCATCCCGTTAACCAATGCTCTGAATGAGGAGCTGCAAGGGAAACCCTCCAAATGGAAATTCAATAGGACAGCTTTTTATCAGCaaag GAAAGAGATCTTCCATTACATTGATGTGgccaacaacttctccctcaccAAGAACGGTGTGCGCGTTGGCCAGCTGATGCACTTCGACTACTCCAGTCACAAGTATGTCTTCTCTATAAGCAACAACCTGAAGTCACTGCTTCCTGATGCTTCACCCATCCAGAACAAGCACTACAACGTGTGTGCCGTGGTGGGTAACAGTGGGATCCTGACTGGTAGTCATTGTGGGCCAGAGATCGACAGTGCCGACTTTATCTTCCGCTGCAACTTCGCCCCTACCGACTCCTACTACAAGGATGTGGGCCGGAAGACcaacctcaccacctttaacccCAGCATCCTGGAGAGGTACTACAACAACCTTTTGACCATCCAGGACCGCAACAACTTCTTCCTCAACCTGAAGAAGCTGGAGGGGGCCATTTTGTGGATCCCTGCATTTTTCCTCCACACCTCGGCCACCGTCACACGGACCCTGGTGGACTTCTTTGTTGAGCACAAGGGGCAGCTGAAAATCGAGCTGGCCTGGCCTGGAAACATCATGCAGGATGTCAACAA ATATTGGAAGACCAAGAACCTGTCTCCGAAGCGACTCAGCACTGGTATCCTCATGTACACTCTGGCCTCGGCCATGTGTGAGGAGATCCATCTGTATGGCTTCTGGCCCTTCGGCTGGGATCCCAACACAGGCAAGGAGCTGCCCTACCACTACTACGACAAGAAAGGAACCAAGTTCACCACCAAGTGGCAGGAGACCCACCAGCTGCCCAGTGAGTTTAAGCTGCTTTACAAGATGCATGGAGAAGGTGTGACCAAGCTGAGCCTTTCACACTGTTCTTAG
- the LOC109895717 gene encoding ras-related protein Rab-27B-like codes for MTTDWDYDYLIKLLSLGDSGVGKTTFLYRYTDNKFNRKFTTTVGIDFREKRVTYLGTGSNGTTEKTFKVHLQLWDTAGQERFRSLTTAFFRDAMGFLLMFDLTNQQSFLNVRNWMSQLQANAYCDSPDIVLVGTKADLKDLRDVQGKQARDLADRYCVPYFETSSATGDEVDQAVTTLLDLVMRRMEQNTEGPVSEAANGSAVINEVAETSTSRKCAC; via the exons ATGACGACTGATTGGGATTACGACTACCTGATCAAGCTCTTGTCGTTAGGGGACTCTGGAGTGGGGAAGACCACTTTCCTCTACAGGTACACCGACAACAAGTTCAACCGCAAGTTCACCACCACAGTGGGAATAGACTTCAGGGAAAAGAGAGTG ACGTATTTGGGGACAGGCTCTAATGGAACGACAGAGAAGACGTTTAAAGTGCATCTACAGCTCTGGGACACAGCAGGGCAAGAGAG GTTCAGAAGTCTCACTACAGCCTTCTTCAGAGATGCAATGGGCTTCCTTCTTATGTTTGATCTGACCAATCAGCAGAGTTTTCTGAATGTCAGGAACTGGATGA GTCAGCTACAGGCAAATGCCTATTGTGACAGTCCAGACATAGTCTTAGTTGGCACCAAAGCAGACCTCAAAGACCTGAGAGATGTACAAGGAAAACAAGCCAGGGACCTGGCGGACAGATATTG tGTACCCTATTTTGAGACGAGTAGTGCCACAGGGGATGAGGTAGACCAGGCAGTGACCACTCTGCTGGACCTGGTGATGAGGCGCATGGAGCAGAACACAGAGGGCCCTGTGTCAGAGGCTGCCAATGGGAGCGCAGTCATTAACGAAGTGGCCGAAACCTCCACCAGCAGGAAGTGTGCCTGTTAG